Proteins encoded in a region of the Raphanus sativus cultivar WK10039 chromosome 8, ASM80110v3, whole genome shotgun sequence genome:
- the LOC108821989 gene encoding trans-Golgi network-localized SYP41-interacting protein 1 isoform X2 yields the protein MHENDDDVPQDSSDSSVAADANENGNIPQDSADSVADDGIENEQERELDPDQETTAFVDSKEDMFVDAPEELNIDTPIKGPALTTDDHDTNAKEEDREKELAVLQEHFNLLTAEKSDSKVEEDGNNTVEILSRFSKFLETAEEEKIRHEDALKELRGVISGKDEEIANLTAKSSSSQDEEQQLVAATDRILLSLSNVFGQEEPQHSGSSVSEKIAHLESGVAFLSAKYTEFYYGADQLRKCLSSDEADLRFQEDFGSALGGACSQLLELKEKETSFHERLSHLEDENGKLVEQVNSDREMIESVTAESGKLKEELEQEKTRCINTKEKLSMAVTKGKALVQNRDALKHQISEKTTELENRLSELQEMKTALETCELLKGQLEQSLAEMADELEKRSTELRDKSVSLEACEVAKRELEQSLDEKTKELEECLVKLQALDEAELVKGELVKSEAMVASYQETVFSKSSIIENIETILSHINANSDEGQSLDIIEKVRSLAEEREELQNVSQEYNRLKDLIFSVDLPEEISESSLEARLTWLRESFLQAKDEVSALQNQIERLSMSLSAEMEEKSSIRQELDDVTFRFKTLKETAERDSLEREETVRKLVETSGVMTEGVEHHTVLVDRSLDQIVKKIRDSSEGSYGNEELFERFQSLLYASDVELSLCKEMLGEEMLACLQVNNLSSELASVKEEKTALETDLERSEEKSALLKDKLSMAIKKGKGLVQDREKLKAQLDEKNSEIEKLMLELQELTGTVDSYKNQIDMLSGDSERTKELEAELVAIKEERDELKQSLSLNDTLLQKVMRAVETMSIPVDLATEDSSEKIDRLVEYFKEVQQTRVEEQEELEKAKEEASKLAETLTALKLAEDTLSAAEGNIDRLAEENRQVQAAKELVELDLQKAVGEASSLSSELDEVCATRNTLEAALMQAERNISDIISEKEEAQSSTATAEMELEKVKEEVSDQNNKLTEALITIKSLQDTLTQTESNMNSLSKQIEDDKVLTTDLKNELEALQNEVELERSKMAEASLTIGSLEEALMKAENSLSVLQGEMVKAEVEKSTLSSKLNVCMEELAGSNGNSQSKSMEIIAHLDNLQMALKDGGVISRVNEFLERKFKSLRDIDVIARDIILNFGEKGLPVEMENVTEDDSTVAKSLLSGLDDSVDTELENSIENAADEDEISSSLRKITEGVKLKNKILEKNFEVSSTSIDTLFAALMENMTAARADVINVKGHNESLKEEVRSGEEIVREQEKTIAALETDLSALMSVCGEAARELQLEVKNDLLELVQFQENDNGGGETESTEHPQEILHVSECARGAKELSSATEKACTTLKLFETTSNAAAVLIRDMEERLKEASTALEKVVLERDLNQTKVSSSEAKVESTEALCQDLKLQLENLKAEEEKWHEKEVELSRLYDKLQIQEQEAKENLIPASDMRALFDKINGIEMPPSVDQANGLDPQRPYDVKKLLAIVDSVTKMQHQIDLLSHGQKDLNSTLAEKDLEIQGLKEAAEAKDTTELELVKANKELSKLISGFEKLLGMLAGNDPAVDLDFSESWTLLQALERKIASLLLESESSKSRAQELGLKLVSSEKLVEKLAIKVEEFEDKLQSKAIQPDVVHERSIFEAPRVSSTSEISEMEDKGKKSISAVPTAAQVRVVRKASTDHLAINIDSESEHLMNHNEADEDKGHVFKSLNMSGLVPTQGKMIADRVDGIWVSGGRVLMSRPQARLGVMVYSLLLHLWLLASIL from the exons ATGCACgagaatgatgatgatgttccGCAGGATTCGTCTGATTCTTCCGTAGCTGCTGATGCAAATGAGAATGGTAATATTCCGCAGGACTCGGCCGATTCTGTAGCTGATGATGGGATTGAGAATGAGCAAGAGCGAGAGCTTGATCCTGACCAG GAAACAACAGCATTTGTTGATAGTAAGGAAGATATGTTTGTTGATGCTCCTGAGGAGTTGAATATTGATACACCTATCAAGGGACCAGCTCTCACCACAGATGACCATGACACT AATGCGAAGGAGGAGGATAGGGAGAAGGAACTTGCAGTGTTGCAGGAACACTTTAACCTCTTGACTGCTGAGAAGAGCGATTCCAAAGTTGAAGAAGATGGGAACAACACCGTGGAGATCCTCAGTCGTTTCTCTAAGTTTCTGGAGACTGCCGAGGAAGAGAAGATTCGGCACGAGGATGCACTCAAGGAGCTTCGAGGGGTAATCAGTGGGAAGGACGAGGAGATTGCTAATCTCACCGCAAAGTCTTCTTCCTCACAGGACGAGGAGCAGCAGCTCGTGGCTGCAACAGATAGGATTCTGCTTTCTCTTAGCAATGTGTTTGGGCAAGAGGAGCCGCAGCATAGCGGCTCCTCTGTCTCTGAAAAGATTGCTCATCTGGAGAGCGGAGTTGCGTTTTTGAGTGCTAAGTACACCGAGTTTTACTACGGTGCTGATCAGCTGAGGAAGTGTTTGTCTAGTGATGAGGCGGATCTTCGTTTCCAAGAGGATTTTGGTTCGGCTCTCGGTGGTGCTTGCTCTCAGTTACTTGAGCTcaaagagaaggaaacatcCTTTCATGAAAGACTTAGCCATCTAGAAGATGAAAACGGGAAACTGGTTGAGCAGGTGAACAGCGATAGAGAAATGATTGAGTCGGTGACTGCAGAGTCTGGTAAATTAAAGGAAGAGCTTGAGCAGGAGAAGACAAGGTGTATCAACACGAAAGAGAAGCTCAGCATGGCCGTAACCAAGGGGAAGGCGTTAGTTCAGAACCGGGATGCTCTAAAGCATCAAATATCTGAGAAAACAACGGAGCTCGAGAATAGGTTGTCTGAACTACAAGAGATGAAGACTGCCCTTGAAACTTGTGAATTACTCAAGGGGCAGCTTGAGCAATCTTTAGCTGAGATGGCAGATGAACTTGAGAAGCGCTCTACTGAACTCCGTGATAAGTCTGTATCCCTGGAAGCATGTGAAGTAGCAAAGAGAGAGCTGGAACAGTCTTTAGATGAGAAAACAAAAGAACTTGAAGAGTGTTTGGTGAAACTACAAGCATTGGATGAAGCTGAACTCGTCAAAGGTGAGTTAGTAAAATCCGAAGCTATGGTTGCATCATATCAGGAAACGGTGTTTTCAAAGAGCTCAATCATTGAAAATATAGAAACCATCTTGTCACACATTAATGCTAACTCCGACGAAGGTCAGTCTTTAGATATCATTGAAAAGGTTAGATCACTTGCAGAAGAGAGGGAAGAGCTCCAGAATGTTTCTCAGGAATACAACAGACTAAAGGATTTGATCTTTTCGGTTGACTTACCTGAGGAGATCTCCGAATCCAGCTTAGAAGCTCGCCTAACTTGGCTTAGGGAATCATTTTTACAGGCAAAGGATGAAGTTAGCGCCCTGCAGAACCAGATAGAAAGATTAAGTATGTCTCTTTCAGCAGAAATGGAGGAGAAAAGTAGCATTAGACAGGAACTTGATGATGTAACTTTCAGGTTTAAAACATTGAAGGAAACTGCAGAGCGAGATTCTTTGGAAAGAGAGGAAACTGTGAGGAAGCTTGTGGAAACCTCTGGCGTGATGACGGAAGGAGTTGAACATCATACTGTTCTTGTTGATAGATCGTTGGACCAGATAGTAAAGAAAATCAGGGACTCTAGTGAGGGCTCTTATGGCAACGAAGAGTTATTTGAAAGATTTCAAAGTCTCCTTTATGCTAGTGATGTGGAGTTGTCACTTTGTAAGGAAATGTTAGGAGAAGAAATGCTGGCTTGTTTGCAGGTAAACAATCTCTCAAGTGAACTTGCTTCagtgaaagaagaaaaaactgcTTTGGAGACGGATCTTGAGAGGTCAGAGGAGAAATCTGCTTTGCTCAAAGACAAACTTTCCATGGCTATCAAGAAAGGCAAGGGACTTGTTCAGGATAGGGAGAAGTTGAAAGCTCAGCTGGATGAGAAGAACTCGGAAATCGAGAAGCTGATGCTCGAGTTGCAGGAGTTAACTGGTACGGTTGATAGCTACAAGAATCAGATAGATATGTTATCGGGAGACTCAGAGCGCACAAAGGAGCTAGAGGCTGAGCTTGTTGCTATCaaggaagagagagatgaaCTTAAGCAGTCTTTATCTCTGAATGACACGTTGTTGCAGAAAGTGATGAGAGCAGTTGAAACTATGAGTATACCTGTTGACTTAGCAACTGAGGATTCTTCAGAAAAGATTGACAGACTTGTTGAGTACTTCAAGGAAGTGCAGCAGACTAGAGTAGAGGAACAAGAAGAACTGGAAAAGGCAAAAGAAGAAGCCAGTAAATTAGCAGAAACCCTCACAGCCTTGAAGTTGGCTGAGGATACCTTGTCTGCTGCAGAGGGTAACATAGATCGACTTGCTGAGGAGAATAGGCAAGTCCAAGCTGCCAAGGAGCTTGTAGAACTTGATCTGCAGAAAGCAGTTGGAGAGGCCTCCTCTCTGTCTAGCGAGCTGGATGAAGTTTGTGCAACCAGGAATACACTTGAAGCTGCACTCATGCAGGCCGAAAGAAATATATCTGATATCATCAGTGAAAAGGAAGAGGCTCAAAGCAGTACCGCTACTGCAGAGATGGAGCTAGAGAAGGTTAAAGAAGAAGTGTCAGACCAGAATAACAAATTAACAGAAGCACTTATCACCATAAAATCACTTCAAGATACACTTACTCAGACAGAAAGCAACATGAATTCACTGTCCAAACAGATCGAAGATGACAAAGTTCTTACTACAGATTTGAAGAATGAATTAGAGGCGCTTCAAAATGAGGTAGAGTTAGAGCGTAGCAAGATGGCTGAGGCTTCCTTGACAATAGGATCCCTGGAAGAGGCACTAATGAAGGCGGAGAATAGCCTCTCTGTCTTACAAGGAGAAATGGTGAAAGCTGAAGTTGAGAAATCAACTCTGAGTAGTAAACTTAATGTGTGCATGGAAGAGTTAGCTGGATCAAATGGAAACTCCCAGAGCAAATCTATGGAGATTATTGCTCATCTTGACAATCTCCAAATGGCGCTGAAGGATGGAGGGGTAATCTCCAGGGTGAATGAGTTCCTTGAAAGGAAGTTTAAGAGCCTTAGAGACATTGATGTCATTGCTAGagatatcattttaaattttggtgaGAAGGGATTGCCTGTGGAGATGGAAAACGTTACAGAG GATGATTCAACTGTGGCAAAGTCCTTGTTGAGTGGTCTTGATGATTCAGTGGATACGGAGCTGGAGAATAGCATAGAGAATGCAGCTGATGAAGACGAAATATCTTCATCCCTTAGGAAGATCACAGAGGGGGTCAAGCTGAAAAACAAAATACTCGAGAAAAACTTCGAGGTTTCCTCAACTTCCATTGATACACTCTTTGCGGCGTTGATGGAAAACATGACAGCAGCAAGGGCTGATGTGATAAACGTAAAGGGTCATAACGAGTCACTGAAAGAAGAGGTGAGGAGTGGTGAAGAGATTGTTCGCGAACAAGAAAAGACTATAGCTGCATTGGAAACAGATTTGTCAGCTTTGATGTCTGTATGTGGCGAGGCTGCCAGGGAACTGCAGTTGGAAGTGAAAAATGACCTCCTAGAGTTGGTTCAGTTTCAAGAAAATGACAACGGAGGTGGTGAGACTGAATCAACTGAACATCCACAAGAGATTCTTCATGTAAGTGAATGCGCCCGGGGAGCAAAAGAGCTATCTTCTGCCACAGAGAAGGCATGCACCACTCTTAAGCTCTTTGAGACAACAAGTAACGCAGCTGCTGTTCTCATCCGAGATATGGAAGAAAGGCTAAAAGAAGCATCTACCGCTCTAGAAAAGGTTGTGTTAGAAAGAGatctaaaccaaaccaaggTTTCAAGTTCCGAGGCCAAGGTGGAATCTACGGAAGCGCTTTGCCAAGATCTGAAACTTCAGCTGGAAAATCTCAAAGCCGAAGAAGAGAAATGGCATGAGAAAGAGGTGGAACTCTCTAGATTATATGATAAACTGCAGATACAAGAGCAag AAGCAAAGGAGAACCTAATTCCAGCTTCTGATATGCGTGCTCTTTTTGACAAGATAAATGGTATTGAGATGCCTCCTTCAGTAGATCAGGCCAATGGATTAGATCCACAGAGACCATATGATGTAAAGAAGCTACTCGCGATTGTTGATAGTGTTACTAAGATGCAGCATCAGATAGACCTCTTATCACATGGACAAAAAGATCTCAACTCCACCTTGGCAGAAAAGGATCTTGAAATTCAAGGTCTGAAGGAGGCAGCTGAAGCAAAGGATACGACCGAGCTAGAGCTAGTGAAGGCAAATAAAGAATTGTCCAAGCTAATATCTGGCTTTGAGAAACTGCTTGGTATGTTGGCTGGTAATGATCCTGCTGTAGACCTAGACTTCTCTGAGTCATGGACACTCTTACAAGCACTAGAGAGGAAAATAGCTTCCCTTCTCCTAGAATCAGAGAGTTCAAAATCAAGGGCGCAAGAACTTGGTCTGAAGTTAGTCAGCAGCGAAAAACTTGTGGAGAAATTAGCAATAAAAGTTGAAGAATTTGAGGATAAACTTCAAAGCAAAGCCATTCAGCCTGATGTTGTTCATGAAAGGAGCATCTTCGAAGCACCAAGAGTATCTTCTACCTCAGAGATATCAGAGATGGAGGACAAG ggaaaaaaatcaatatcaGCTGTGCCTACAGCAGCGCAAGTGAGAGTGGTGAGGAAAGCATCAACGGATCATCTAGCAATCAACATAGATTCAGAGTCCGAGCATCTGATGAACCACAACGAAGCAGATGAAGATAAAG GACATGTTTTCAAGTCTCTCAACATGTCTGGTCTAGTTCCAACGCAAGGAAAGATGATAGCAGATCGTGTCGATGGAATATG GGTCTCAGGTGGAAGAGTATTAATGAGTCGTCCTCAAGCAAGGCTTGGCGTTATGGTTTACAGTCTCTTGTTGCATCTGTGGCTCCTAGCTTCCATCTTGTAA
- the LOC108821989 gene encoding trans-Golgi network-localized SYP41-interacting protein 1 isoform X1 codes for MHENDDDVPQDSSDSSVAADANENGNIPQDSADSVADDGIENEQERELDPDQMQETTAFVDSKEDMFVDAPEELNIDTPIKGPALTTDDHDTNAKEEDREKELAVLQEHFNLLTAEKSDSKVEEDGNNTVEILSRFSKFLETAEEEKIRHEDALKELRGVISGKDEEIANLTAKSSSSQDEEQQLVAATDRILLSLSNVFGQEEPQHSGSSVSEKIAHLESGVAFLSAKYTEFYYGADQLRKCLSSDEADLRFQEDFGSALGGACSQLLELKEKETSFHERLSHLEDENGKLVEQVNSDREMIESVTAESGKLKEELEQEKTRCINTKEKLSMAVTKGKALVQNRDALKHQISEKTTELENRLSELQEMKTALETCELLKGQLEQSLAEMADELEKRSTELRDKSVSLEACEVAKRELEQSLDEKTKELEECLVKLQALDEAELVKGELVKSEAMVASYQETVFSKSSIIENIETILSHINANSDEGQSLDIIEKVRSLAEEREELQNVSQEYNRLKDLIFSVDLPEEISESSLEARLTWLRESFLQAKDEVSALQNQIERLSMSLSAEMEEKSSIRQELDDVTFRFKTLKETAERDSLEREETVRKLVETSGVMTEGVEHHTVLVDRSLDQIVKKIRDSSEGSYGNEELFERFQSLLYASDVELSLCKEMLGEEMLACLQVNNLSSELASVKEEKTALETDLERSEEKSALLKDKLSMAIKKGKGLVQDREKLKAQLDEKNSEIEKLMLELQELTGTVDSYKNQIDMLSGDSERTKELEAELVAIKEERDELKQSLSLNDTLLQKVMRAVETMSIPVDLATEDSSEKIDRLVEYFKEVQQTRVEEQEELEKAKEEASKLAETLTALKLAEDTLSAAEGNIDRLAEENRQVQAAKELVELDLQKAVGEASSLSSELDEVCATRNTLEAALMQAERNISDIISEKEEAQSSTATAEMELEKVKEEVSDQNNKLTEALITIKSLQDTLTQTESNMNSLSKQIEDDKVLTTDLKNELEALQNEVELERSKMAEASLTIGSLEEALMKAENSLSVLQGEMVKAEVEKSTLSSKLNVCMEELAGSNGNSQSKSMEIIAHLDNLQMALKDGGVISRVNEFLERKFKSLRDIDVIARDIILNFGEKGLPVEMENVTEDDSTVAKSLLSGLDDSVDTELENSIENAADEDEISSSLRKITEGVKLKNKILEKNFEVSSTSIDTLFAALMENMTAARADVINVKGHNESLKEEVRSGEEIVREQEKTIAALETDLSALMSVCGEAARELQLEVKNDLLELVQFQENDNGGGETESTEHPQEILHVSECARGAKELSSATEKACTTLKLFETTSNAAAVLIRDMEERLKEASTALEKVVLERDLNQTKVSSSEAKVESTEALCQDLKLQLENLKAEEEKWHEKEVELSRLYDKLQIQEQEAKENLIPASDMRALFDKINGIEMPPSVDQANGLDPQRPYDVKKLLAIVDSVTKMQHQIDLLSHGQKDLNSTLAEKDLEIQGLKEAAEAKDTTELELVKANKELSKLISGFEKLLGMLAGNDPAVDLDFSESWTLLQALERKIASLLLESESSKSRAQELGLKLVSSEKLVEKLAIKVEEFEDKLQSKAIQPDVVHERSIFEAPRVSSTSEISEMEDKGKKSISAVPTAAQVRVVRKASTDHLAINIDSESEHLMNHNEADEDKGHVFKSLNMSGLVPTQGKMIADRVDGIWVSGGRVLMSRPQARLGVMVYSLLLHLWLLASIL; via the exons ATGCACgagaatgatgatgatgttccGCAGGATTCGTCTGATTCTTCCGTAGCTGCTGATGCAAATGAGAATGGTAATATTCCGCAGGACTCGGCCGATTCTGTAGCTGATGATGGGATTGAGAATGAGCAAGAGCGAGAGCTTGATCCTGACCAG ATGCAGGAAACAACAGCATTTGTTGATAGTAAGGAAGATATGTTTGTTGATGCTCCTGAGGAGTTGAATATTGATACACCTATCAAGGGACCAGCTCTCACCACAGATGACCATGACACT AATGCGAAGGAGGAGGATAGGGAGAAGGAACTTGCAGTGTTGCAGGAACACTTTAACCTCTTGACTGCTGAGAAGAGCGATTCCAAAGTTGAAGAAGATGGGAACAACACCGTGGAGATCCTCAGTCGTTTCTCTAAGTTTCTGGAGACTGCCGAGGAAGAGAAGATTCGGCACGAGGATGCACTCAAGGAGCTTCGAGGGGTAATCAGTGGGAAGGACGAGGAGATTGCTAATCTCACCGCAAAGTCTTCTTCCTCACAGGACGAGGAGCAGCAGCTCGTGGCTGCAACAGATAGGATTCTGCTTTCTCTTAGCAATGTGTTTGGGCAAGAGGAGCCGCAGCATAGCGGCTCCTCTGTCTCTGAAAAGATTGCTCATCTGGAGAGCGGAGTTGCGTTTTTGAGTGCTAAGTACACCGAGTTTTACTACGGTGCTGATCAGCTGAGGAAGTGTTTGTCTAGTGATGAGGCGGATCTTCGTTTCCAAGAGGATTTTGGTTCGGCTCTCGGTGGTGCTTGCTCTCAGTTACTTGAGCTcaaagagaaggaaacatcCTTTCATGAAAGACTTAGCCATCTAGAAGATGAAAACGGGAAACTGGTTGAGCAGGTGAACAGCGATAGAGAAATGATTGAGTCGGTGACTGCAGAGTCTGGTAAATTAAAGGAAGAGCTTGAGCAGGAGAAGACAAGGTGTATCAACACGAAAGAGAAGCTCAGCATGGCCGTAACCAAGGGGAAGGCGTTAGTTCAGAACCGGGATGCTCTAAAGCATCAAATATCTGAGAAAACAACGGAGCTCGAGAATAGGTTGTCTGAACTACAAGAGATGAAGACTGCCCTTGAAACTTGTGAATTACTCAAGGGGCAGCTTGAGCAATCTTTAGCTGAGATGGCAGATGAACTTGAGAAGCGCTCTACTGAACTCCGTGATAAGTCTGTATCCCTGGAAGCATGTGAAGTAGCAAAGAGAGAGCTGGAACAGTCTTTAGATGAGAAAACAAAAGAACTTGAAGAGTGTTTGGTGAAACTACAAGCATTGGATGAAGCTGAACTCGTCAAAGGTGAGTTAGTAAAATCCGAAGCTATGGTTGCATCATATCAGGAAACGGTGTTTTCAAAGAGCTCAATCATTGAAAATATAGAAACCATCTTGTCACACATTAATGCTAACTCCGACGAAGGTCAGTCTTTAGATATCATTGAAAAGGTTAGATCACTTGCAGAAGAGAGGGAAGAGCTCCAGAATGTTTCTCAGGAATACAACAGACTAAAGGATTTGATCTTTTCGGTTGACTTACCTGAGGAGATCTCCGAATCCAGCTTAGAAGCTCGCCTAACTTGGCTTAGGGAATCATTTTTACAGGCAAAGGATGAAGTTAGCGCCCTGCAGAACCAGATAGAAAGATTAAGTATGTCTCTTTCAGCAGAAATGGAGGAGAAAAGTAGCATTAGACAGGAACTTGATGATGTAACTTTCAGGTTTAAAACATTGAAGGAAACTGCAGAGCGAGATTCTTTGGAAAGAGAGGAAACTGTGAGGAAGCTTGTGGAAACCTCTGGCGTGATGACGGAAGGAGTTGAACATCATACTGTTCTTGTTGATAGATCGTTGGACCAGATAGTAAAGAAAATCAGGGACTCTAGTGAGGGCTCTTATGGCAACGAAGAGTTATTTGAAAGATTTCAAAGTCTCCTTTATGCTAGTGATGTGGAGTTGTCACTTTGTAAGGAAATGTTAGGAGAAGAAATGCTGGCTTGTTTGCAGGTAAACAATCTCTCAAGTGAACTTGCTTCagtgaaagaagaaaaaactgcTTTGGAGACGGATCTTGAGAGGTCAGAGGAGAAATCTGCTTTGCTCAAAGACAAACTTTCCATGGCTATCAAGAAAGGCAAGGGACTTGTTCAGGATAGGGAGAAGTTGAAAGCTCAGCTGGATGAGAAGAACTCGGAAATCGAGAAGCTGATGCTCGAGTTGCAGGAGTTAACTGGTACGGTTGATAGCTACAAGAATCAGATAGATATGTTATCGGGAGACTCAGAGCGCACAAAGGAGCTAGAGGCTGAGCTTGTTGCTATCaaggaagagagagatgaaCTTAAGCAGTCTTTATCTCTGAATGACACGTTGTTGCAGAAAGTGATGAGAGCAGTTGAAACTATGAGTATACCTGTTGACTTAGCAACTGAGGATTCTTCAGAAAAGATTGACAGACTTGTTGAGTACTTCAAGGAAGTGCAGCAGACTAGAGTAGAGGAACAAGAAGAACTGGAAAAGGCAAAAGAAGAAGCCAGTAAATTAGCAGAAACCCTCACAGCCTTGAAGTTGGCTGAGGATACCTTGTCTGCTGCAGAGGGTAACATAGATCGACTTGCTGAGGAGAATAGGCAAGTCCAAGCTGCCAAGGAGCTTGTAGAACTTGATCTGCAGAAAGCAGTTGGAGAGGCCTCCTCTCTGTCTAGCGAGCTGGATGAAGTTTGTGCAACCAGGAATACACTTGAAGCTGCACTCATGCAGGCCGAAAGAAATATATCTGATATCATCAGTGAAAAGGAAGAGGCTCAAAGCAGTACCGCTACTGCAGAGATGGAGCTAGAGAAGGTTAAAGAAGAAGTGTCAGACCAGAATAACAAATTAACAGAAGCACTTATCACCATAAAATCACTTCAAGATACACTTACTCAGACAGAAAGCAACATGAATTCACTGTCCAAACAGATCGAAGATGACAAAGTTCTTACTACAGATTTGAAGAATGAATTAGAGGCGCTTCAAAATGAGGTAGAGTTAGAGCGTAGCAAGATGGCTGAGGCTTCCTTGACAATAGGATCCCTGGAAGAGGCACTAATGAAGGCGGAGAATAGCCTCTCTGTCTTACAAGGAGAAATGGTGAAAGCTGAAGTTGAGAAATCAACTCTGAGTAGTAAACTTAATGTGTGCATGGAAGAGTTAGCTGGATCAAATGGAAACTCCCAGAGCAAATCTATGGAGATTATTGCTCATCTTGACAATCTCCAAATGGCGCTGAAGGATGGAGGGGTAATCTCCAGGGTGAATGAGTTCCTTGAAAGGAAGTTTAAGAGCCTTAGAGACATTGATGTCATTGCTAGagatatcattttaaattttggtgaGAAGGGATTGCCTGTGGAGATGGAAAACGTTACAGAG GATGATTCAACTGTGGCAAAGTCCTTGTTGAGTGGTCTTGATGATTCAGTGGATACGGAGCTGGAGAATAGCATAGAGAATGCAGCTGATGAAGACGAAATATCTTCATCCCTTAGGAAGATCACAGAGGGGGTCAAGCTGAAAAACAAAATACTCGAGAAAAACTTCGAGGTTTCCTCAACTTCCATTGATACACTCTTTGCGGCGTTGATGGAAAACATGACAGCAGCAAGGGCTGATGTGATAAACGTAAAGGGTCATAACGAGTCACTGAAAGAAGAGGTGAGGAGTGGTGAAGAGATTGTTCGCGAACAAGAAAAGACTATAGCTGCATTGGAAACAGATTTGTCAGCTTTGATGTCTGTATGTGGCGAGGCTGCCAGGGAACTGCAGTTGGAAGTGAAAAATGACCTCCTAGAGTTGGTTCAGTTTCAAGAAAATGACAACGGAGGTGGTGAGACTGAATCAACTGAACATCCACAAGAGATTCTTCATGTAAGTGAATGCGCCCGGGGAGCAAAAGAGCTATCTTCTGCCACAGAGAAGGCATGCACCACTCTTAAGCTCTTTGAGACAACAAGTAACGCAGCTGCTGTTCTCATCCGAGATATGGAAGAAAGGCTAAAAGAAGCATCTACCGCTCTAGAAAAGGTTGTGTTAGAAAGAGatctaaaccaaaccaaggTTTCAAGTTCCGAGGCCAAGGTGGAATCTACGGAAGCGCTTTGCCAAGATCTGAAACTTCAGCTGGAAAATCTCAAAGCCGAAGAAGAGAAATGGCATGAGAAAGAGGTGGAACTCTCTAGATTATATGATAAACTGCAGATACAAGAGCAag AAGCAAAGGAGAACCTAATTCCAGCTTCTGATATGCGTGCTCTTTTTGACAAGATAAATGGTATTGAGATGCCTCCTTCAGTAGATCAGGCCAATGGATTAGATCCACAGAGACCATATGATGTAAAGAAGCTACTCGCGATTGTTGATAGTGTTACTAAGATGCAGCATCAGATAGACCTCTTATCACATGGACAAAAAGATCTCAACTCCACCTTGGCAGAAAAGGATCTTGAAATTCAAGGTCTGAAGGAGGCAGCTGAAGCAAAGGATACGACCGAGCTAGAGCTAGTGAAGGCAAATAAAGAATTGTCCAAGCTAATATCTGGCTTTGAGAAACTGCTTGGTATGTTGGCTGGTAATGATCCTGCTGTAGACCTAGACTTCTCTGAGTCATGGACACTCTTACAAGCACTAGAGAGGAAAATAGCTTCCCTTCTCCTAGAATCAGAGAGTTCAAAATCAAGGGCGCAAGAACTTGGTCTGAAGTTAGTCAGCAGCGAAAAACTTGTGGAGAAATTAGCAATAAAAGTTGAAGAATTTGAGGATAAACTTCAAAGCAAAGCCATTCAGCCTGATGTTGTTCATGAAAGGAGCATCTTCGAAGCACCAAGAGTATCTTCTACCTCAGAGATATCAGAGATGGAGGACAAG ggaaaaaaatcaatatcaGCTGTGCCTACAGCAGCGCAAGTGAGAGTGGTGAGGAAAGCATCAACGGATCATCTAGCAATCAACATAGATTCAGAGTCCGAGCATCTGATGAACCACAACGAAGCAGATGAAGATAAAG GACATGTTTTCAAGTCTCTCAACATGTCTGGTCTAGTTCCAACGCAAGGAAAGATGATAGCAGATCGTGTCGATGGAATATG GGTCTCAGGTGGAAGAGTATTAATGAGTCGTCCTCAAGCAAGGCTTGGCGTTATGGTTTACAGTCTCTTGTTGCATCTGTGGCTCCTAGCTTCCATCTTGTAA